The following are encoded in a window of Candidatus Fluviicola riflensis genomic DNA:
- a CDS encoding ribonuclease HII → MAELLPFRTPGIVEAGCDEAGRGCLAGPVVAAAVILPSGFSHPLLNDSKKLTTKQRDLLRPIIEEVAISYQVCFVSEREIESINILQASLTAMYRAAAELQPMPHELLIDGNHLLKNGSFTAHAIIKGDEIYQSIAAASILAKTYRDEYMERLHEQFPMYQWIENKGYPTVSHRKAIQEFGSCEHHRQTFNLLGSEQLMLQLD, encoded by the coding sequence ATGGCAGAATTATTACCGTTCAGGACTCCGGGAATCGTTGAAGCTGGCTGTGACGAAGCTGGCAGAGGCTGTTTGGCCGGCCCGGTAGTTGCAGCAGCCGTTATTTTGCCTTCCGGTTTTTCACATCCTCTTTTAAATGATTCCAAAAAACTAACAACAAAACAACGTGATTTGCTTCGCCCGATCATTGAAGAAGTGGCAATCAGTTACCAGGTGTGTTTCGTTTCGGAACGGGAAATCGAGTCCATCAACATTTTACAAGCCAGCCTTACAGCCATGTATCGCGCAGCTGCAGAATTACAACCAATGCCACATGAATTACTCATAGATGGTAATCATCTATTGAAAAACGGAAGCTTTACCGCCCATGCAATTATCAAAGGTGACGAAATTTATCAGTCTATTGCAGCTGCATCAATACTCGCAAAAACTTATCGTGATGAATACATGGAACGGCTTCACGAGCAATTTCCGATGTATCAATGGATCGAAAACAAGGGTTATCCGACCGTTTCTCACCGCAAAGCCATCCAGGAATTCGGCTCCTGCGAGCATCACCGCCAGACATTTAATTTACTGGGAAGTGAGCAATTAATGCTTCAGTTGGATTAA
- a CDS encoding acyl-CoA dehydrogenase, which produces MSTPIKGGEFIIRDVAHQDIFTPEEWSEEQQMIAQTCDEFILQEITPVLERIDKMEEGLMPSLLEKAGELGVLGMSVPVELGGMGVDFKTSLLATEHLGKGHSFSVAYGAHTGIGTLPLLYYGNEAQKEKYIPKLASGEWKAAYCLTEPSAGSDANSGKTKATLSADGTYYTLEGQKMWITNGGFADLLTVFAKIGDDKNLTAFLVEAKSEGISLNPEEKKMGIKGSSTRQIFFNNVKVPAENMLSERENGFKIALNILNIGRIKLGAGVLGGSKQTINDSIGYANEREQFGRSISKYGAIRYKLAEQAIRIYVMESALYRAGQNIDDAIAALIAGGMEKGPATLKGIEEFAAECAIIKVAGSECLDYVADEAVQIYGGMGYSAESPVERSYRDSRINRIFEGTNEINRMLIVDMLLRRAMKGELDLMGPAMKIAGELMSIPEMTELPEGALAAERQALSGFKKTILMVAGSAVQKLMQTLSKEQEVLMNVADLICWTYQAESVLLRVEKLIAEKGEAAASVQIAIAKTYFYDTADRIAKAGKDAILSFAEGDEARMMLTGLKRFTKTNPINPKTMRQEIAQQLIAANVYTL; this is translated from the coding sequence ATGTCAACACCAATTAAAGGAGGCGAATTTATCATCAGAGACGTCGCTCATCAGGACATTTTTACACCAGAAGAATGGTCGGAAGAACAGCAAATGATTGCGCAAACCTGCGATGAATTTATTCTGCAGGAAATCACACCTGTTCTGGAACGCATTGATAAAATGGAAGAAGGATTGATGCCTTCATTACTCGAAAAAGCGGGAGAATTAGGCGTTTTAGGCATGTCTGTTCCGGTAGAATTGGGCGGAATGGGTGTTGACTTTAAAACGTCGCTACTGGCTACCGAACATTTGGGAAAAGGACATTCATTTTCTGTTGCTTATGGTGCGCACACCGGAATCGGAACGTTGCCCCTGCTTTATTACGGAAATGAAGCGCAAAAGGAAAAATACATTCCCAAATTGGCTTCGGGTGAATGGAAAGCTGCTTATTGCCTCACAGAACCAAGTGCAGGTTCGGATGCCAACTCCGGAAAAACAAAAGCCACACTTTCAGCCGACGGCACTTATTATACATTGGAAGGACAAAAAATGTGGATCACCAATGGCGGCTTTGCAGATTTACTGACTGTTTTTGCCAAAATCGGTGATGATAAAAACCTGACCGCTTTCCTGGTAGAAGCCAAAAGTGAAGGAATCAGCCTGAATCCCGAGGAAAAGAAAATGGGAATCAAAGGTTCTTCGACTCGCCAGATTTTCTTCAACAACGTAAAAGTTCCGGCAGAAAATATGCTTTCGGAGCGCGAAAACGGATTTAAAATCGCACTGAATATTCTTAATATCGGTCGAATTAAATTGGGCGCAGGTGTTTTAGGCGGCTCTAAACAAACGATCAATGATAGCATCGGCTATGCCAATGAACGCGAACAATTCGGCCGGTCGATTTCAAAATACGGCGCTATTCGCTACAAACTCGCTGAACAGGCCATTCGTATTTACGTAATGGAATCTGCTCTGTACAGGGCCGGACAAAATATTGACGATGCCATAGCTGCGCTCATTGCAGGCGGAATGGAAAAAGGTCCCGCTACGTTAAAAGGTATTGAAGAATTTGCCGCCGAGTGCGCTATTATTAAAGTCGCAGGATCTGAATGCCTCGATTATGTTGCTGATGAGGCCGTTCAAATTTATGGAGGGATGGGTTATTCAGCAGAATCGCCGGTGGAACGTTCTTACCGCGACTCACGCATCAACCGTATTTTCGAAGGAACAAACGAAATCAACCGCATGCTGATCGTAGATATGTTGCTGCGTAGAGCCATGAAAGGTGAATTGGATTTGATGGGGCCGGCTATGAAAATAGCAGGAGAACTCATGAGTATTCCTGAAATGACAGAACTTCCCGAAGGCGCTTTAGCCGCAGAAAGACAAGCATTGAGCGGATTCAAAAAAACCATTTTGATGGTGGCAGGATCTGCAGTACAAAAACTGATGCAAACGCTTTCAAAAGAACAGGAAGTATTGATGAACGTGGCAGATCTGATTTGCTGGACCTATCAGGCCGAATCGGTTTTATTACGCGTTGAAAAGCTCATAGCCGAAAAAGGTGAAGCTGCCGCGAGTGTTCAAATAGCCATTGCCAAAACGTATTTCTACGATACGGCAGATCGCATCGCCAAAGCAGGAAAAGACGCTATCTTGTCATTTGCCGAAGGTGACGAAGCACGGATGATGCTTACCGGGTTAAAACGATTTACGAAAACCAATCCGATCAATCCGAAAACCATGCGCCAGGAAATTGCACAACAACTAATTGCAGCAAACGTTTATACACTTTAA
- a CDS encoding acetyl-CoA acetyltransferase (Catalyzes the synthesis of acetoacetyl coenzyme A from two molecules of acetyl coenzyme A. It can also act as a thiolase, catalyzing the reverse reaction and generating two-carbon units from the four-carbon product of fatty acid oxidation): MNKAYIVAGFRSAVGKAGKGGFRFYRPDDLAARVIEHLMQAVPQVDKDRVDDVIVGNATPEAEQGLNVGRMISLMGLKTDKVPGMTVNRYCSSGLETIAIAQAKIEAGMADCIIAGGVESMSVMAMGGWRIVPNPKTGKENPTWYWGMGLTAEAVAKQYGVSREEQDTFAIHSNEKALAAIAAGRFKDDIVPIEVENIFLDEQEKRQVKKAIVDTDEGPRTSTLEGLGKLRPVFAADGSVTAGNSSQTSDGAAFVMVMSEKMIKELNIEPIARLMSYSVVGVEPRIMGIGPVEAIPKAIKAAGLTLNDINLFELNEAFASQSLAVIRETGLNPELVNVNGGAIALGHPLGCTGAKLTVQIMNELRRRNQKYGVVTMCVGTGQGAAGVIELLK; this comes from the coding sequence ATGAACAAAGCATATATCGTAGCCGGATTCAGATCGGCAGTAGGAAAAGCAGGGAAAGGCGGATTTAGGTTTTACAGACCCGACGATTTGGCCGCACGTGTAATCGAACACTTAATGCAAGCCGTTCCACAGGTTGATAAAGATCGCGTGGATGACGTTATTGTCGGAAATGCAACACCAGAAGCAGAACAAGGACTGAATGTGGGAAGAATGATCTCACTAATGGGATTAAAAACCGACAAAGTTCCCGGAATGACGGTGAATCGTTATTGTTCTTCCGGATTGGAAACCATTGCTATCGCGCAGGCAAAGATCGAAGCCGGAATGGCCGATTGTATTATTGCAGGAGGTGTGGAATCGATGTCGGTGATGGCAATGGGAGGCTGGCGCATTGTGCCAAATCCAAAAACCGGGAAAGAAAATCCGACCTGGTATTGGGGAATGGGGTTGACAGCCGAAGCCGTTGCAAAACAATACGGCGTTAGCCGTGAAGAACAGGATACTTTCGCGATCCATTCCAACGAAAAAGCGTTGGCGGCTATTGCAGCCGGACGTTTCAAAGATGATATTGTTCCCATCGAAGTAGAAAATATTTTCCTCGATGAACAGGAAAAACGACAGGTAAAAAAAGCAATCGTAGATACAGATGAAGGTCCGCGCACTTCGACACTCGAAGGACTCGGAAAACTTCGACCGGTATTTGCAGCAGATGGATCAGTAACAGCCGGAAATTCGTCCCAAACTTCAGACGGCGCCGCTTTCGTAATGGTAATGTCGGAGAAAATGATCAAAGAACTCAACATCGAACCAATAGCACGATTGATGAGTTATTCTGTGGTCGGAGTTGAACCGCGCATTATGGGAATTGGTCCGGTGGAAGCTATTCCGAAAGCGATCAAAGCAGCAGGTTTGACCTTGAACGACATCAACCTGTTCGAATTGAACGAAGCTTTTGCATCGCAATCATTGGCTGTGATTCGTGAAACAGGCTTGAATCCTGAATTAGTGAATGTCAACGGTGGAGCAATTGCACTCGGACATCCGCTCGGATGCACAGGCGCGAAACTGACAGTTCAGATCATGAACGAATTGCGAAGAAGAAATCAAAAGTACGGAGTGGTCACCATGTGTGTTGGAACCGGACAAGGTGCTGCGGGCGTGATTGAGTTGTTGAAGTAA
- a CDS encoding 3-hydroxyacyl-CoA dehydrogenase, producing MMTRYIRKVAILGSGVMGSRIACHFANIGIEVLLLDIVPKELTPAEEKSKLTLDSPQIRNRIVNEALQTALSSNPSPIYSKSFAKRISTGNFSDDMSKIAEADWVMEAVVERLDIKQQVFAQVEQFRKPGTLISTNTSGIPIHLMLEGRSDDFKTHFAGTHFFNPPRYLPLLEIIPTAKTLPEVVDFYMQFGSKFLGKKTVLCKDTPAFIANRVGVYSIMSLFHAVEEMDLTIDEVDKLTGPVLGRPKSATFRTCDVVGLDTLAMVANGLKANCPDDEERAMFELPGFIQTMLDNKWLGSKTKQGFYKKAVSAEGKKEILSLDLKTMEYGPAKKASFPTLEMTKSIDDLKQRTKMLFAGMDKAGEFYRSIFGGLFAYVSNRIPEIADDLYKIDDAIKAGFGWELGPFETWDIIGFEAGKQLVAKKRKKFPTWVSEMETAGFTSFYKVENGKKYYYSQIDKNYRVIPGTEELIQLETYRASGKVWGNTDVTLIDLGDGILNLEFHTKMNTIGGGVIEGINKSIELAEKDYKGLVISNTGGNFSAGANVGMIFMMAVEQEFDELNFAVKAFQDTMMRVRYCNIPVVVAPHNMTLGGGCELSMHADKVVAHAELYMGLVEFGVGLIPGGGGSKEFAKRLSDELKDGDIKINRLRERFLTIGQAKVSTSAQEAFELGYLRKGIDEIVISREYQLTRAKEACLQLAEAGYIAPKRDKNVTVLGQEGLGIIYVGANSMMSGHYMSEHDGVISEKLGWVMCGGDLSQNTTVSEQYLLDLERKAFVELCMQRKTLERLESLVKSGKILRN from the coding sequence ATTATGACCAGGTATATTCGAAAAGTTGCCATTCTTGGCTCAGGAGTTATGGGTTCGCGCATTGCCTGCCACTTCGCCAATATCGGTATCGAAGTTTTATTGCTCGATATAGTGCCGAAGGAACTGACTCCGGCCGAAGAAAAGAGCAAACTTACGCTTGATTCACCACAGATACGCAACCGCATTGTGAACGAAGCTTTGCAAACAGCGCTCAGCAGCAATCCTTCCCCGATTTATTCGAAATCGTTTGCGAAACGTATTTCAACGGGTAATTTTTCTGACGACATGTCTAAAATTGCCGAAGCGGATTGGGTAATGGAAGCCGTTGTCGAACGACTCGACATCAAGCAGCAGGTTTTTGCGCAAGTCGAACAATTCCGAAAACCGGGAACCTTGATTTCCACCAATACTTCAGGAATTCCAATTCACCTGATGCTGGAAGGGAGAAGTGATGATTTTAAAACGCATTTTGCCGGAACGCACTTCTTTAATCCGCCCCGCTATCTTCCGTTACTGGAAATTATTCCGACTGCGAAAACGTTACCGGAAGTGGTCGATTTCTACATGCAATTCGGCAGTAAATTTCTAGGGAAAAAGACCGTGCTTTGTAAAGATACACCCGCGTTTATCGCCAATCGAGTGGGAGTTTACAGCATTATGTCGCTTTTCCACGCTGTTGAGGAAATGGACCTGACAATCGATGAGGTAGATAAACTCACTGGACCAGTACTCGGAAGGCCGAAATCGGCAACTTTCCGCACCTGCGATGTTGTTGGATTGGATACACTTGCCATGGTCGCCAACGGATTAAAAGCCAATTGTCCGGATGACGAAGAACGTGCGATGTTTGAGCTTCCGGGTTTTATCCAAACTATGCTCGACAATAAATGGCTGGGATCGAAAACCAAACAGGGATTTTACAAAAAAGCCGTTTCGGCAGAAGGTAAAAAAGAAATTCTTTCGCTTGACCTGAAAACAATGGAATACGGTCCGGCCAAAAAAGCGTCTTTCCCAACACTGGAAATGACAAAATCGATCGACGATCTCAAGCAACGCACCAAAATGTTGTTCGCTGGCATGGACAAAGCAGGCGAATTTTACCGTTCCATTTTTGGCGGTTTATTTGCATATGTCAGTAATCGAATTCCCGAAATTGCCGATGATCTCTATAAAATCGACGATGCTATCAAGGCCGGTTTCGGTTGGGAATTAGGTCCGTTTGAAACCTGGGACATCATTGGTTTTGAAGCCGGAAAACAATTGGTCGCTAAGAAAAGAAAAAAATTTCCTACCTGGGTTTCTGAAATGGAAACAGCCGGTTTTACTTCATTTTACAAAGTTGAAAACGGTAAAAAGTACTATTACAGTCAAATCGATAAAAATTACCGTGTTATTCCGGGAACCGAAGAATTGATCCAATTGGAAACATATCGTGCTTCCGGAAAAGTCTGGGGCAATACTGATGTAACTCTCATTGATTTGGGAGACGGAATCCTGAATCTTGAATTCCATACTAAAATGAACACTATTGGCGGTGGCGTAATCGAAGGGATCAATAAATCGATTGAATTGGCTGAAAAAGATTACAAAGGTTTGGTGATTTCCAATACCGGTGGCAATTTCTCGGCCGGTGCCAATGTGGGAATGATCTTCATGATGGCAGTTGAGCAGGAATTTGATGAACTGAACTTCGCGGTGAAAGCCTTCCAGGACACGATGATGCGTGTTCGTTACTGCAATATTCCGGTAGTTGTAGCTCCGCACAATATGACCCTCGGTGGCGGTTGCGAATTATCGATGCACGCCGATAAAGTGGTCGCTCACGCAGAATTATACATGGGCTTGGTGGAATTTGGCGTTGGATTGATTCCCGGCGGTGGCGGTTCGAAAGAATTTGCCAAACGATTGTCCGACGAATTGAAAGATGGTGATATCAAGATCAACCGTCTGCGGGAACGTTTTCTCACCATCGGTCAGGCCAAAGTATCAACTTCTGCCCAGGAAGCCTTTGAATTGGGCTACTTGCGTAAAGGAATCGATGAAATCGTAATTAGCAGAGAATACCAGCTTACACGAGCCAAAGAAGCATGTTTACAATTGGCAGAAGCCGGCTACATCGCTCCGAAACGCGACAAAAACGTGACTGTTTTAGGTCAGGAAGGCCTTGGAATTATTTATGTCGGAGCCAATTCAATGATGTCAGGCCATTATATGTCGGAACACGACGGTGTGATTTCGGAAAAACTCGGCTGGGTAATGTGTGGCGGTGATTTGAGTCAGAACACGACTGTTTCCGAACAATATTTACTCGATTTGGAACGAAAGGCATTTGTGGAACTGTGCATGCAGCGAAAAACGTTGGAACGATTGGAGAGTTTGGTGAAAAGTGGGAAGATTTTGAGGAATTAA
- a CDS encoding MarR family transcriptional regulator — translation MLERPNYQIDLDVRQTWHRMSRMYNQKATTYGLSMSVGFILLHIDKDGTPSTQLGPRMGMEPTSLSRTLKTMEEKGFIRREEDKTDKRVVRIFLTETGLDARYVARDVIFDFNKKVESRIPKEHFAIFQSVIQEVQKIVDEELSEPNTEI, via the coding sequence ATGTTAGAAAGACCCAATTACCAGATAGATCTTGATGTACGCCAAACCTGGCACCGCATGTCGCGCATGTACAATCAAAAAGCAACAACTTACGGACTCAGTATGTCGGTAGGATTTATCTTGCTGCACATCGATAAAGACGGAACCCCGAGCACGCAACTCGGTCCGCGCATGGGAATGGAACCTACCAGTCTTTCCAGGACGTTGAAAACCATGGAAGAAAAAGGGTTTATTCGCCGGGAAGAAGACAAAACCGACAAGCGCGTTGTACGTATTTTCCTCACTGAAACAGGGCTCGATGCCCGTTACGTTGCTCGTGACGTGATCTTTGACTTCAACAAAAAGGTCGAAAGCCGCATTCCAAAAGAACATTTCGCTATTTTTCAATCAGTAATTCAGGAAGTCCAAAAAATTGTGGATGAAGAATTATCGGAACCAAATACAGAGATTTAA
- a CDS encoding thioesterase, protein MMQLDAYSQWMGIRVLHIDFGTCTLSCTISPEMLNGFGITHGGISYALADSALAFASNSHGQQCVSIETSIAHIKPAQLNDTLTAICTEIQKGKTIARYVVEITNQHNELIARFNGTVFRSEKTW, encoded by the coding sequence ATGATGCAACTGGATGCCTATTCGCAATGGATGGGCATCCGGGTTCTACACATTGATTTCGGTACTTGTACGCTTTCCTGCACTATTTCTCCGGAAATGCTCAACGGATTCGGCATCACACACGGAGGCATTTCCTATGCGCTGGCCGATTCGGCACTTGCCTTCGCCTCCAACAGCCACGGACAACAATGCGTGAGCATCGAAACAAGCATCGCTCATATTAAACCTGCTCAACTGAACGATACGCTTACCGCAATTTGCACCGAAATTCAAAAAGGAAAAACAATTGCGCGTTACGTTGTTGAAATTACCAACCAGCACAACGAGCTGATCGCGCGTTTCAACGGAACCGTTTTTCGCAGCGAAAAAACCTGGTAA
- a CDS encoding peptidase S9 yields MKNRFTIALLFVCATMTYAQKKELTLSESVLQQYRAFRPDQMTGFSWVPKTDTYVYAEAYTTMKKANVKKNVLENWFTVQDVNLAAGVELYNLYGYSWKNDQELYFNNGRQFCLYNPTTKKGKKLADLAEDAENATLEPITGHVAFTRSNNLYIQGADGEKIIVTSNENKGIVSGQTIARSEFGITQGIFWSPKGNHLAFYQKDESEVYEYPLLDITQTPASLMPIRYPMAGQTSEKPKVGIFHLTTKKTVFIQPRGAADDYLTNLCWTPDEQYIIIAEVNRDQNHMWLNLYDAKSGAFVRTLFEEANDKWVEPEHPAFFPNSASNNFVWISEKDGFNNLYYYDINGKLIKQLTANKFVVKDILKSTKNGQEIVFSATGTSPLNTLYYAVDLNGKQRCLTLEEGTHTIYLNDAGTYFMDEYSSHTVTSKSTLKTMNGKTVKQLLASPDKLAGYAIGTADIGQIKDADGMVLYTRLIKPSNFDPEKKYPVLVYVYGGPHAQMITNSWLDGANLWMYWMAEQGYLVFTLDNRGSGERGFAFESPVHRQLGTVEMADQMKGVEFLKSLPYVDPNRLAVHGWSFGGFMTNTLMLRQPGTFNVGVAGGPVTDWKYYEVMYGERYMDRPDQNEKGYEQASLMTHAGNLKGDLLLIHGTVDDVVVMQHNLALVKKFVDLGIQMDFFPYPMHKHNVSGKDRVHLIEKVLTYVIDHNQ; encoded by the coding sequence ATGAAAAATAGATTTACAATTGCCTTGTTGTTCGTTTGTGCAACAATGACTTACGCACAGAAAAAGGAATTGACATTGTCAGAATCCGTGCTGCAACAATACCGCGCTTTCAGACCGGATCAAATGACAGGATTTTCATGGGTGCCGAAAACAGATACCTATGTATATGCAGAAGCGTATACGACCATGAAAAAAGCCAATGTCAAAAAGAATGTATTGGAAAACTGGTTCACCGTTCAGGATGTGAATCTGGCTGCCGGAGTTGAATTATACAACCTTTATGGCTACTCATGGAAGAACGATCAGGAATTGTATTTCAATAACGGCCGACAGTTTTGCTTGTACAATCCCACGACCAAAAAAGGGAAAAAACTAGCTGATTTAGCAGAAGATGCAGAAAATGCGACGCTGGAACCTATAACCGGTCATGTAGCCTTTACACGGTCAAATAATCTCTATATTCAGGGCGCTGACGGCGAGAAAATCATCGTTACTTCAAATGAAAATAAGGGAATTGTTTCCGGACAAACCATCGCCAGAAGTGAATTTGGAATTACCCAGGGAATTTTCTGGTCCCCGAAAGGAAATCATTTAGCCTTTTATCAAAAAGATGAATCGGAAGTTTATGAATATCCTTTGCTGGATATCACGCAAACGCCGGCTTCGTTAATGCCAATCCGTTACCCGATGGCAGGACAGACATCTGAAAAACCGAAAGTGGGAATTTTTCATTTGACCACGAAAAAAACCGTCTTCATTCAACCGAGAGGTGCTGCAGATGATTATTTGACAAATCTTTGCTGGACACCTGATGAGCAATACATTATCATAGCTGAAGTAAACCGTGACCAAAATCACATGTGGTTGAATTTATACGATGCCAAATCAGGCGCGTTTGTACGAACACTTTTTGAAGAAGCCAACGATAAATGGGTTGAACCAGAACATCCGGCATTTTTCCCAAACAGCGCAAGCAATAATTTTGTGTGGATCTCAGAAAAAGACGGATTTAACAACCTGTATTATTACGATATCAATGGCAAACTGATCAAGCAATTGACTGCGAATAAATTTGTTGTAAAAGACATTTTGAAAAGCACCAAAAACGGTCAGGAAATAGTGTTTTCTGCAACCGGTACAAGTCCGTTGAATACATTGTATTATGCTGTTGATTTAAATGGTAAGCAACGTTGTCTGACGCTGGAAGAAGGCACTCACACTATCTATTTGAATGATGCCGGAACCTATTTTATGGATGAATATTCCAGTCATACGGTTACTTCAAAAAGCACTCTGAAAACCATGAATGGCAAAACGGTAAAGCAGTTATTGGCTTCTCCGGATAAATTAGCTGGTTATGCGATTGGTACGGCTGATATTGGTCAGATTAAAGACGCTGACGGAATGGTTTTATATACACGCCTGATCAAGCCAAGCAATTTCGATCCTGAGAAAAAATATCCCGTGCTCGTTTATGTGTATGGTGGACCGCACGCACAAATGATCACCAATTCATGGTTGGATGGTGCCAATTTGTGGATGTATTGGATGGCTGAACAAGGGTATTTGGTGTTTACCCTTGATAACAGAGGCTCCGGAGAACGCGGTTTTGCTTTTGAAAGTCCGGTTCACCGACAATTGGGAACAGTTGAAATGGCCGACCAAATGAAAGGAGTGGAATTTTTAAAATCACTTCCGTATGTTGATCCTAACCGTTTGGCAGTGCATGGCTGGAGCTTCGGTGGTTTTATGACAAATACATTAATGCTACGTCAACCGGGCACATTTAATGTAGGCGTTGCCGGCGGGCCGGTTACCGATTGGAAATATTATGAAGTAATGTACGGTGAGCGTTATATGGACAGACCTGATCAGAATGAAAAAGGTTATGAGCAGGCTTCATTGATGACACATGCTGGCAATCTGAAAGGTGATTTACTTTTGATTCACGGAACGGTTGATGATGTTGTGGTAATGCAGCACAATCTGGCTTTAGTGAAGAAATTTGTTGATCTGGGGATCCAAATGGATTTTTTCCCTTATCCGATGCACAAACACAATGTGAGTGGAAAAGACAGAGTACACCTTATTGAAAAAGTACTAACATATGTTATTGATCATAATCAATGA
- a CDS encoding DNA-binding protein produces MKDLLKEARIKQGFKLREVAQELGVDQALVSKFESGDRIPTEEQLQKLAIILSIPFDQLAVHWLRQKIMKEIGYTQSAYALQAVNMVMEDLMVYNSKHTPDYSTSLTSLLTEIDQLKIRLDQIRHLDNHRIAQALELEYTFESNRIEGNTLTLRETDLVINEGLTVSGKSLKEHLEAINHQDAIVLMKDLVSLSTPFNERELLSIHNLILRGIYPEEAGRFRRVPVMIKGSAHTPPEPFLLRTQMDDYFIWYQQNHQRLHPVVLAAEMHEKLVTIHPFIDGNGRTARLVMNLILLRHGYVIANIKGDFETRMRYYNSLEAVQTHTSKESFVLFAAQVEKKSLERYLSVIDTKHS; encoded by the coding sequence ATAAAAGATTTATTGAAGGAAGCCAGAATAAAACAAGGTTTTAAGCTTCGGGAAGTAGCACAGGAATTGGGAGTTGACCAGGCGTTGGTCAGTAAATTTGAAAGCGGGGATCGTATTCCCACAGAAGAACAATTGCAAAAACTGGCGATTATTCTTTCCATTCCATTTGATCAACTGGCTGTGCACTGGTTGCGTCAAAAAATCATGAAAGAAATTGGATATACACAATCTGCTTATGCGCTTCAGGCGGTTAACATGGTAATGGAAGATCTGATGGTCTATAATTCGAAGCATACTCCGGATTATTCCACATCCTTGACATCCCTCCTTACTGAAATTGATCAATTGAAAATCCGGCTTGATCAAATCCGGCATTTAGATAATCACCGTATAGCGCAAGCCCTTGAGTTGGAATATACATTTGAAAGCAATCGCATAGAAGGAAATACACTTACACTTCGTGAAACCGATTTGGTGATCAATGAAGGACTTACCGTATCCGGGAAATCTTTAAAAGAACACCTGGAGGCTATCAATCATCAGGATGCAATTGTTCTGATGAAAGATTTGGTTTCATTAAGTACACCATTCAACGAACGGGAACTATTATCTATTCATAACTTGATTTTGCGGGGCATTTATCCCGAAGAAGCAGGTCGTTTCAGAAGAGTTCCTGTAATGATCAAAGGAAGCGCACATACGCCTCCCGAGCCTTTTTTGCTCAGAACACAAATGGATGATTATTTTATCTGGTATCAGCAAAATCATCAGCGTTTACACCCGGTGGTGCTGGCTGCAGAAATGCATGAAAAGCTGGTAACAATTCACCCGTTCATTGATGGGAATGGCAGAACGGCACGTTTGGTGATGAATCTTATTTTGTTGAGACACGGCTATGTTATTGCAAATATCAAAGGTGATTTTGAAACCCGCATGAGATATTATAATTCACTCGAAGCGGTTCAAACACATACTTCTAAAGAATCATTTGTATTGTTTGCTGCCCAGGTTGAAAAGAAAAGCCTGGAACGTTATTTAAGCGTAATTGATACAAAACATTCCTGA